A window of the Brumimicrobium sp. genome harbors these coding sequences:
- the uvrA gene encoding excinuclease ABC subunit UvrA, protein MKEVFIHIKGAREHNLKNIDVKIPHGKMTVITGLSGSGKSSLAFDTLYAEGQRRYIESLSAYARQFLGKLDKPKVDFIKGISPAIAIQQKVSSTNPRSTVGTVTEVYDYLKVLYARIGKTYSPVSGEEVKKHTVEDVVNFIKKHKQGEKFMVLAPNTNFQRYGLKHQLEVYKDQGYVRVKIDKTIYTIEEALANMPEKIKHFYLVIDRLSVPVDDTYYARIADSIQLSFAEGSGESIIYFPDTDKAHSFSNRFELDGMVFVEPNLHFFTFNNPYGACPTCEGFGSVLGIDENLVIPDKSKSVYEEAVVPWRGEKMKKYLKKFITAAVDVDFPVHRPIDKLSEEEYDILWNGKGKVFGINHFFDYLNTKKYKIHVRVMLARYRGKTKCPDCKGTRLRKDANYVKVGGKSIKEIMLSSIEDNLDFFNHIQLSKHDLEIGKRILTEIRNRLNWLNEVGLGYLTLNRQANTLSGGESQRINLATSLGSSLVGSMYILDEPSIGLHPKDTQRLLKVLHELRDLGNTVIVVEHEEAIMRAADGILDIGPLAGINGGEVVFQGTHNQLILSKNSLTADYLTGRKRIEVPAKRRNLKNAIHIIGATENNLKNINVRIPLEGMVCITGVSGSGKSTLVRNILYPSIEKHLDIHTHTPGKFQELTGDLSLVEAVEFVDQNPIGRSSRSNPVTYVKAFDDIRNLFANQHAAKINNLKAGYFSFNVPGGRCEVCEGEGVITVPMQFMADVELKCDTCHGTRYKTETLEIKYNGKSISDILEMDIDEALTFFSSGKGNLESKIVEKLQPLIDVGLGYLKLGQSSSTLSGGEAQRVKLASFLIKGKNPKKTLFIFDEPTTGLHFDDVNKLLISLNRLIEIGHSIVIIEHDLDVVKNADWVIDLGPEGGEKGGGLVAQGTPEQVATCKESYTGNYLAEKLT, encoded by the coding sequence GTGAAAGAGGTATTCATTCATATAAAAGGCGCTCGAGAGCATAACCTGAAGAATATTGATGTCAAAATCCCACATGGAAAGATGACAGTTATCACTGGACTTTCAGGTTCAGGTAAATCCTCACTTGCTTTTGATACTTTATATGCAGAAGGTCAACGAAGATATATTGAAAGTTTGTCGGCTTATGCGCGCCAATTCCTAGGGAAATTAGACAAGCCAAAAGTAGATTTTATTAAGGGGATTTCTCCTGCCATTGCTATACAACAAAAGGTGAGTTCTACGAACCCTCGCTCTACCGTCGGAACTGTTACCGAGGTTTATGATTATCTCAAGGTTTTATATGCGAGAATCGGGAAAACTTATTCCCCTGTTAGTGGAGAAGAAGTAAAAAAACATACGGTAGAAGATGTAGTTAATTTTATCAAAAAACATAAACAAGGGGAGAAATTCATGGTGCTTGCACCAAATACGAATTTTCAGCGTTATGGTTTAAAACATCAGTTAGAAGTATATAAAGATCAAGGGTATGTACGTGTCAAAATAGATAAGACGATATATACAATTGAGGAAGCTCTAGCAAATATGCCTGAAAAAATTAAGCATTTTTATTTGGTAATTGATCGATTGAGTGTTCCTGTGGATGATACATACTACGCGCGTATCGCAGATTCAATTCAGTTGAGTTTTGCTGAAGGTAGTGGAGAAAGTATCATTTATTTTCCAGATACAGATAAAGCACATAGTTTTTCTAATCGTTTTGAATTAGATGGAATGGTTTTCGTGGAACCAAACTTACATTTTTTTACATTCAATAACCCGTATGGGGCTTGCCCTACCTGTGAAGGTTTTGGTTCTGTTTTAGGAATTGATGAGAATTTAGTTATTCCTGATAAGTCAAAATCTGTTTATGAAGAAGCAGTAGTTCCTTGGCGGGGAGAGAAGATGAAGAAATATTTAAAGAAATTTATAACTGCTGCTGTAGATGTTGATTTCCCAGTACATCGACCTATTGATAAACTTTCTGAAGAAGAATATGATATTCTTTGGAATGGAAAAGGGAAAGTGTTTGGTATCAATCATTTTTTTGATTATCTAAATACAAAGAAATATAAGATTCATGTGCGTGTAATGCTTGCACGTTATCGTGGAAAAACCAAATGCCCTGACTGTAAGGGTACTCGCCTACGAAAAGATGCCAATTACGTAAAAGTCGGTGGAAAGTCTATCAAGGAAATTATGCTATCGTCTATCGAGGATAATTTGGATTTTTTTAATCATATTCAATTATCCAAGCATGATTTGGAAATCGGAAAACGAATTTTAACTGAGATTCGCAATCGTTTAAATTGGTTGAATGAAGTAGGTTTAGGCTATCTTACCTTAAATCGACAAGCTAATACACTCTCAGGGGGAGAATCTCAACGTATTAATTTGGCAACATCACTAGGAAGTAGTTTGGTAGGATCTATGTATATTTTAGATGAGCCAAGTATAGGTTTGCACCCAAAGGATACGCAGCGACTCCTCAAGGTATTACATGAATTACGCGATTTGGGAAATACAGTTATTGTAGTAGAACATGAAGAGGCAATCATGCGAGCAGCAGATGGGATTTTGGATATTGGACCTTTAGCTGGAATAAATGGAGGGGAAGTTGTTTTCCAAGGCACACATAACCAGTTAATTTTATCAAAAAATAGTCTGACTGCTGATTATTTAACGGGAAGAAAGCGTATTGAAGTTCCTGCCAAACGTAGAAACTTAAAAAATGCTATTCACATTATTGGGGCAACTGAAAATAATTTAAAAAATATCAATGTACGGATTCCTTTAGAAGGAATGGTTTGCATTACAGGAGTGAGTGGTTCAGGTAAATCTACTTTAGTCCGCAATATTTTATATCCATCCATCGAAAAACACTTGGATATCCATACACATACACCAGGGAAATTCCAAGAATTAACAGGGGATTTATCATTGGTGGAAGCAGTAGAGTTTGTAGATCAAAATCCGATTGGCCGCTCTTCTCGTAGTAACCCGGTTACTTATGTAAAAGCCTTTGATGATATCCGCAACCTATTTGCCAATCAACATGCTGCCAAAATTAATAATCTAAAAGCAGGTTACTTTAGTTTTAATGTACCAGGCGGGAGGTGTGAAGTATGTGAAGGAGAGGGAGTTATTACGGTTCCCATGCAATTTATGGCTGATGTAGAACTAAAATGTGATACTTGTCATGGAACACGATACAAGACAGAAACTTTAGAGATTAAATACAATGGGAAATCAATCTCGGATATCTTAGAAATGGATATCGATGAAGCATTAACTTTTTTCTCATCAGGGAAAGGGAATTTGGAGTCAAAAATTGTGGAGAAACTCCAACCTTTAATAGATGTGGGCTTAGGATATTTAAAATTAGGGCAATCTTCTTCTACATTATCTGGTGGAGAAGCTCAACGTGTAAAATTGGCTTCCTTCTTAATTAAGGGGAAAAACCCAAAAAAGACATTGTTTATTTTTGATGAACCCACAACTGGATTGCATTTTGATGATGTGAATAAATTATTGATTTCCTTAAATAGACTCATTGAGATTGGACATTCTATAGTGATCATAGAACATGATTTAGATGTTGTTAAGAATGCAGATTGGGTAATAGATTTGGGACCAGAGGGTGGTGAGAAAGGGGGGGGGCTAGTTGCTCAGGGAACACCCGAACAAGTTGCTACTTGCAAAGAGAGTTATACAGGGAACTATTTAGCAGAAAAACTGACCTAA
- a CDS encoding ABC transporter ATP-binding protein/permease — MKSLSYLNKYFLKYKWYLLLGTLFIIGTNYLYVEMPLIVKDAVNKFQEGFDVENWLSITLRLGGIYILLSIGKGVFLFFTRQTIIIMSRYIEYDLKNEIYTHYQKLNFNFYKKNSTGDLLNRISEDVTLVRQYLGPGVMYTINLLVLFGFTLAFMLRISVELTIYTLLPLPIMSILIYKVSSIVNRLSDKVQSQQSKISTIVQETFSGISVLKTYSGEKKVQSAFEKESDEYLGRHMSLVKVDAFFMPTITFLIGLSTILTIYYGGILTFDTQEAITSGDIVAFIFYVNMLTWPFASIGWVTSVVQRAAASQERINEFLREEPEVKNSTNDIFDFQGGISFKNVSYTFPNSGIQAIKNVSFDIQKGETLAILGRTGSGKSTILNLLMRHFDPVEGSIELDGKNLRDINLYDYRKQVGIVPQEVLLFSDSIRNNVSFGLLDDEHVSETEIIEALTHSHVWHNIEEFRDGLDTLLGERGVNLSGGQKQRISIARALIRKPKLLILDDCLSAVDTETEEIILKNLDTFSKDSTKLIVSHRVSSIRNAHRILVLENGEKIEEGTHDELLALNGVYADVYHKQLLEEQKEV, encoded by the coding sequence ATGAAGTCTCTTAGTTATTTAAACAAATATTTTTTAAAATATAAATGGTATCTTTTATTAGGAACGCTATTTATTATTGGGACAAATTATCTATATGTTGAAATGCCTTTGATTGTCAAGGATGCAGTGAATAAGTTTCAGGAAGGATTTGATGTGGAGAATTGGTTAAGTATTACACTTAGACTGGGTGGAATCTATATTCTTTTATCTATTGGGAAAGGTGTTTTTCTCTTTTTTACTCGACAAACAATTATTATCATGTCGCGGTATATCGAGTATGATCTAAAGAATGAAATTTATACACATTATCAAAAACTTAACTTTAATTTTTATAAGAAAAATAGCACAGGAGACTTGTTAAATCGTATCTCGGAGGATGTAACCTTAGTAAGACAATACCTAGGACCGGGTGTAATGTACACGATTAACTTATTAGTACTATTTGGGTTTACTTTAGCATTTATGTTACGAATAAGTGTGGAGCTTACTATTTATACGCTACTTCCACTACCTATTATGTCTATTCTTATTTATAAAGTTTCTAGCATAGTTAATAGGTTGAGTGATAAGGTGCAAAGTCAGCAATCCAAGATTTCTACTATTGTTCAAGAAACTTTTTCAGGAATTTCGGTTCTTAAGACTTATAGCGGAGAGAAGAAGGTACAAAGTGCTTTTGAAAAAGAATCAGATGAATATTTGGGTCGTCACATGAGTTTGGTAAAGGTAGATGCTTTCTTTATGCCTACGATTACCTTCTTGATAGGTTTGAGTACAATTTTAACTATCTATTATGGAGGTATCTTAACTTTTGATACGCAAGAGGCAATCACCTCAGGAGATATTGTTGCATTTATTTTTTATGTAAATATGTTAACCTGGCCGTTTGCAAGTATTGGCTGGGTAACCTCAGTTGTGCAACGTGCTGCGGCTAGTCAAGAACGTATCAACGAGTTTTTAAGAGAGGAGCCAGAAGTGAAGAACTCAACGAATGATATATTTGATTTTCAAGGTGGAATTTCATTTAAAAATGTAAGCTATACTTTTCCGAATTCAGGAATTCAAGCAATAAAAAATGTAAGTTTTGATATTCAAAAAGGAGAGACTTTAGCTATTCTAGGGAGAACTGGTTCAGGGAAAAGCACCATCTTGAATTTATTGATGCGTCATTTTGACCCAGTGGAAGGAAGTATAGAGCTTGATGGTAAAAATTTGAGAGATATTAATCTCTATGATTATCGCAAACAGGTCGGGATTGTGCCGCAAGAAGTATTGCTATTTTCTGACTCCATCCGAAATAATGTGAGTTTTGGTTTATTAGACGATGAACATGTAAGTGAAACTGAAATTATTGAAGCTCTAACACATAGTCATGTATGGCATAATATAGAAGAATTCAGAGATGGTTTAGATACCTTGTTAGGGGAAAGAGGGGTTAATTTGAGTGGGGGACAAAAACAACGTATTAGTATTGCTCGAGCACTCATTCGTAAGCCGAAATTACTCATCCTAGACGACTGTCTATCAGCTGTGGATACAGAAACAGAAGAAATTATCTTGAAAAATCTGGATACATTTTCAAAAGATTCTACTAAGCTCATTGTGAGTCATAGAGTATCTTCTATACGCAATGCTCATCGTATTTTAGTGCTTGAAAATGGAGAAAAAATAGAGGAAGGAACACATGATGAACTTTTGGCTTTAAATGGTGTTTATGCTGATGTATATCATAAGCAATTATTAGAAGAACAAAAAGAAGTATAA